Below is a genomic region from Bordetella pertussis 18323.
GCGAAATGGAACATCGCCCCATCCGCCCATCCCTGGGTGAACCTCACGCTGGCCTATGCCCGCTCGGACACCCGGCAGCGCGACCGGCGCTCGTCCCGGGCGTCGCAGTCGGCCTTTCTCGGCACGCTGGGCAACAAGAGTTGGGTCGACTACCGCGACGACCGGTTCGACCTCAGCAACGAAAGCCACGTGGCCCTGGGCACGGCCGAGCATGTCCTGCTGGCGGGCCTGCGCTGGCACCGGCATCGCCGCGACACGCTCATGTACTACCCGCCCGGCCGCGGCGAGCCCGATTACAACCACGGGTACTTCCAGCCGCACTACATGCCTTCGGGCACGCAGACCGTGCGCAGCCTGTACCTGCAGGACGCCGTCACCGTCGGCGGCCTTACCGTCACGCCCGGCGTGCGGTACGACCATGTCGCCAATACCGGCAGGCCAAACGACGCGCCCCGCTACAACAACCCCGCCCCCGTGGCCGGGCATGACTACCGCCGCGTCTCGTACGCGGGCTGGACCCCGCACCTGGGCGTGGTCTGGAAGGCGGCGCGAGGCGTGGCGCTGTTCGCCGACGCCGGCCGCACCTGGCGCGCACCCGTCATCGACGAACAGTACGAAGTGCAATATGCGAAGTCCAATGTGTCGGGCAGCAGCCGGGCGCTGCGGCCCGAGCGCATCGTGGGCCTGCGCGCCGGCGCCGTACTGGATTACAACGATATCGCGACGCGCGGCGACAGCGTGCAGATACGGACCACGCTGTTTCGCAATCGCGGCAAGCACGAGATCTTCCAGCGCCGTGGCGTGGCATGCCGCGGGCAGGCCGAGGGCGGCGCCGCCTCGGACTGCCCCAAGCCCTTGTCCAACTACCGCAACCTGCCCGGCTACACCATCGAAGGGCTGGAACTGGAGACCTACTACGACAGCCCGGCGATGTTCGCCAGCCTGTCGCTTTCGGCCATGCGCGGGCACCGCGACACCTCGCCGCGCGATCCATGGGGGCCGCGCACCTGGATCGCCGAGATCCCGCCGGTCTCGGCGCGCGCGATGCTGGGCGTGAAACTGCCGCGCCTGGACATGGTCCTGGGATGGCGCGGCGAATTCGTGCGCCGCCAGGACCGCTCGCCGACCGACGGCGACCCGCTGGCCGGCTACTGGGCCTTGCCCAAGACCGCCGGCTACGCGCTGCACGGCCTGTTCGCAAGCTGGCAACCCCGGCATGTCAAAGGCCTGGACGTGCGCCTGGCCGCCGACAACCTCTTCAACCGGCCCTATCATCCCTACCTGGGCGAAGCGGTATCGGGCACGGGCCGCAACATCAAGCTGAGCATCGCCCAGCGCTTCTAGGAATGCCTGCGCGCGGCTTGCGGCGTGCTCCTCGCGCAACATCAGTGAAAACGTGAAGACCGCGCGCAGCGCACTGCCCCCTTTTACAGAGCCGCGCGCAGTTGCGGCCAACTTGCAGCGGTCTGGCGCGTACGGCGCCGAAATGCACCGCAACTCGTCCTTAAGGTGTCGTGCGGGCGGCGAGTTGCCCAGGGTGACAATTCAGCGTAAAGTAAAATCACGTTTGCTGGTCTGCCGATTTGCGGGCCGACTGTGCAACGGGCACCTTGAAGCGCCATATGTTCGATATCCTGGTTTATCTGTTCGAGAATTACTACACGCCGCAAGCCTGTCCTGCCGCCGACGTGCTGGCAAAGCGGCTGGCCGCCGCCGGCTTCGAGC
It encodes:
- a CDS encoding TonB-dependent hemoglobin/transferrin/lactoferrin family receptor: MSSPRPPAPWRAPLALAGLSLGCAAGAYGAPAPAQTVVTLPAQEVIGDSVAAARSVLRLPEIERAQADNFASLVDQLPGISMAGSPRPGGQSLNIWGMGDTEDVKIVLDGAPKGFEKYRQGSVFIEPELIRRIEVDKGPHNLVDGNGGFGGTVKIDTKDAADLLPPGARFGALAKYGRHSNDGQDIYSVALYGRTRADGADGLLYANRRDGGDLRRPDGTRFAYSRNNQRSLLAKVNLYPDDAQTITLSAMRSNAAGWQPFAAKRDDLPAPSQADIDRYGLTEAWRRKLVHRDQLDQNYSAKWNIAPSAHPWVNLTLAYARSDTRQRDRRSSRASQSAFLGTLGNKSWVDYRDDRFDLSNESHVALGTAEHVLLAGLRWHRHRRDTLMYYPPGRGEPDYNHGYFQPHYMPSGTQTVRSLYLQDAVTVGGLTVTPGVRYDHVANTGRPNDAPRYNNPAPVAGHDYRRVSYAGWTPHLGVVWKAARGVALFADAGRTWRAPVIDEQYEVQYAKSNVSGSSRALRPERIVGLRAGAVLDYNDIATRGDSVQIRTTLFRNRGKHEIFQRRGVACRGQAEGGAASDCPKPLSNYRNLPGYTIEGLELETYYDSPAMFASLSLSAMRGHRDTSPRDPWGPRTWIAEIPPVSARAMLGVKLPRLDMVLGWRGEFVRRQDRSPTDGDPLAGYWALPKTAGYALHGLFASWQPRHVKGLDVRLAADNLFNRPYHPYLGEAVSGTGRNIKLSIAQRF